The DNA sequence CAAAAATGATAAGGTAAACTAACTatgagtttttgtttttttgttttgttttttttttgttttggcttAAGCCCCTttaatttaccaaaaaaaaaactaactatgAGTTTTGCAATGTATGTTTTACATTTTACTGTaccattaatttagttttcaaaatatgataatattgataaattaattctcaaaaaaatccataaacaaagttataaaatttcaaaatatattttatttaaaaataatttttcattaatttaaacataattaattcagtcaattctaataataaaatacataaactAATTTTATATCTATCAAATATTAAGGTAGTTTGACAAAACTATCCACTAAACTATTTATTAGTAATTTTGTCAAACTAACTCAATTTTTTATAGATATCGTAttcgtttattattattatttatttgtttatttatttttactgaaGATAGAGAGTCTCGAACGATATAACTAATAAGATTGATTGAATTTGAAATGTTGTGTAATATTTTGCAGATATTCTTTGATTTTCCATATGAAGTCCTAACACATATATCTGGGTACTATGGATCTGTGATGTACATGGGACCTGTGGTAATAAAATCATTAACCTTTCACACAAATAAAAGGTTGTATGGACCATTTGGAGAAGAACATGGGACTTATTTCACAACAAAGCTTATTAAAGAAGGGAAAGTGGTTGGAATCCATGGTAGAAATGGTTTGTTTCTTGATGCTCTTGGTGTGCATGTCATGGAAGGGAAAGTAATGGCACCAGTGAAGGCACCCCCTTCTCCTTCTTCCATGGCAATGATCCCAAGAGAACCAACCATTCCTGAAATAATGGAAAGTCCTCAATTGCCCTTGCCAGCTAGATTGTCACATTCTAAATCAGCACCTGTTGAAGAGGTATGTATAATGCAATGTCAATAGAATTAGAAGTTTAAATGTttatatatttatggataaaatatatatatttttttaaaaaattgtgttttattattttaaatcttgAACGGTTCAACTGATTTATTAGTTTTTTGACTAATTGCTGACAATTGATTTTTTACTCTACATCGGACTAATCTATAGGTTGTTTTTGATTAACTCGTATCAAGCGGTTGGTTTGGTCCAATTCTTAGAACCATGATACAATGTATATATGACCTTTAACATGTGATATTTAGACAACTAGGTAGACATATAAATGGAATCATGTGTAAAGAACCGAGGATTTcatgaaaaaatatattaatttttcagTAACGCGAAACTAAACTAAATTCATATtctatatgtttgtttatgtaATGAGAAGCTACTTATTTTGTCTTCATTTGATGTTTTACATTTTGACAGATCCCTTATGGTGTGATAAAAGAACCAGCACCATGTGGGCCAGGTCCATGGGGTGGGGATGGAGGAAGACCTTGGGATGATGGGGTGTTTTCTGGAATTAAGCAAATTTATTTGACAAAAGCACCAGAAGGCATTTGCTCAATTCAAATTGAATATGATCGAAACAAGCAATCTGTTTGGTCTGTTAGGCATGGTGGTAATGGAGGCAATATCATGCATCGGgtatgcttttttattttttagttaacatCACATTTCACTATGATTTATACATAccgattattactattattaatttttattactctGTTTTTAGTCATGAATGCTATTGCTAGCACTAAAAAGTAATCGATTATTGTTGAATATTCATAGTCCTACTCTCATATAGGTAAAATTGGAGTACCCACATGAAGTATTAACTTGCATATCTGGCTATTATGGTCCAATTACTGCTGATGAACAAGCAATAATAATAAAGTCACTAACATTATACACAAGTAGAGGAAAGTTTGGTCCATTTGGTGAGGAAGTAGGCAAGTTTTTCACTTCAACAACAACTGAGGGTAAGGTCGTAGGTTTCCATGGCAAGAGTAGCATCTACTTGGATGCAATTGGAGTTCATATGCAACACTGGCTTGGAAGTCACAAACCttcaaaatcatcatcaatatTCAAGTTATTTGATTTGTGAACAACTAATAACTATTAAGGATCAAATATTTTAGTTAATTACCTACATGATTACTTGTTATACTATGAATAACTAACACTTTGGTTACACTACATGTTGGGACCAAATGTAAGGCTTCTTTGTTATACTATAGAGAAGAATGATGATAATTCATTATACATAATTAAAAGGTTTAGTTTAAATAAGATGCatattttgttttcttattccaaTATCCTAGCCATTTATTATGTATACCTTTTTAAGAGTGAaaacaaaaataagtttttttttagtCTTTGTAAAATTCAAAGACTAAAAATCAagcattttaaattttctaaatgtatctaattaagaatttttatattaacaaaaGTAATTTTGTTTCATGTTCATTGTGTGAATAGACATTTAAGAAAATGTAATCAATGACcatgtaaattattttatatggatagtacatcaaaattcaacaaaaaattaaccaccactaaattaattattatatatattgtttcacataatttgtattttgtaatgagtatttcatattttcatatatataggtGTGTGTTAAAACATTGAATATAAGA is a window from the Arachis hypogaea cultivar Tifrunner chromosome 1, arahy.Tifrunner.gnm2.J5K5, whole genome shotgun sequence genome containing:
- the LOC112792337 gene encoding jacalin-related lectin 3 isoform X2 is translated as MSLEEYGKKPVSVGPWGGNGGYRWDDGVYSSVRQFVIVHGEGIDSIQVEYDHNGNSIWSGKHGGSGGHITDKVKLDYPDEYLTSIEGYYGSLSQWGACYVRSLSFESNKRTYGPFGSEKGIHFSLPVSGAKVVGFHGRCAWHLDAIGVYLNSFQPNPSKALSLSKSYLVNTTTTTEASGGYSVIQGSVGQGFDIVLALRQKDELGNNKPMGKISSFNKESNNIEEPKEKVGQVEKTPSMVEGIVTHGPWGGSSGYLFDDGPYNGIRQINLSRNIGIVWIRVLYDLDGERVWGHKHGGAGGYKNDKIFFDFPYEVLTHISGYYGSVMYMGPVVIKSLTFHTNKRLYGPFGEEHGTYFTTKLIKEGKVVGIHGRNGLFLDALGVHVMEGKVMAPVKAPPSPSSMAMIPREPTIPEIMESPQLPLPARLSHSKSAPVEEIPYGVIKEPAPCGPGPWGGDGGRPWDDGVFSGIKQIYLTKAPEGICSIQIEYDRNKQSVWSVRHGGNGGNIMHRVKLEYPHEVLTCISGYYGPITADEQAIIIKSLTLYTSRGKFGPFGEEVGKFFTSTTTEGKVVGFHGKSSIYLDAIGVHMQHWLGSHKPSKSSSIFKLFDL